The Penaeus monodon isolate SGIC_2016 chromosome 13, NSTDA_Pmon_1, whole genome shotgun sequence genome contains a region encoding:
- the LOC119579989 gene encoding transcription factor SPT20 homolog, protein MAIYCGPSRLNSASSPGSGLWILCDGNVEKGLLKRKNQQRTSSKQKATKISKKKSKRSNKNQEAENSKQAEATKNKQKKQHSKQKTKSSKQKQHKQAAPTKQSEATQQAEATQASRSNSSKQKQLKQAEATKQASRSSRATKQAEATQASRSNSSKQKQLKQAEATKNKQAKQQIKQAESNYKKNQKQLKQAEATRIKQAEATQASRSNSTSSKQKQLKQADSNKASRSNSRQEMEEEEEEEEEEEKEEEEEEGEEAETETATGTERQSRRQSQNPDPRIETQTKNNKPDNKKKKKTKKTKKKKKKKTK, encoded by the exons GTTGAATTCGGCATCATCGCCGGGATCAGGGCTTTGGATTTTGTGTGATGGGAATGTCGAAAAGGGCCTTCTAAAG CGAAAGAACCAGCAGAGAACATCAAGCAAGCAGAAAGCAACtaagataagcaaaaaaaaaagcaagagaagcaACAAGAATCAAGAAGCAGAAAACTCAAAGCAAGCAGAAGCAACTAAGAATAAGCAGAAGAAGCAACACAGCAAGCAGAAGACTAAATCAAGCAAGCAGAAGCAACACAAGCAAGCAGCACCAACCAAGCAATCAGAAGCAACTCAA CAAGCAGAAGCAACTCAAGCAAGCAGAAGCAACTCAAGCAAGCAGAAGCAACTCAAGCAAGCAGAAGCAACAAAACAAGCAAGCAGAAGCAGCAGAGCAACCAAGCAAGCAGAAGCAACTCAAGCAAGCAGAAGCAACTCAAGCAAGCAGAAGCAACTCAAGCAAGCAGAAGCAACTAAGAACAAGCAAGCAAAGCAACAAATCAAGCAAGCAGAAAGCAACTACAAGAAGAATCAGAAGCAACTCAAGCAAGCAGAAGCAACTAGAATCAAGCAAGCAGAAGCAACTCAAGCAAGCAGAAGCAACTCAACCTCAAGCAAGCAGAAGCAACTCAAGCAAGCAGACAGCAACAAAGCAAGCAGAAGCAACTCAAGGCAGGAAAT ggaggaggaggaggaggaggaagaggaggaggagaaggaggaagaggaggaggagggagaagaggcagagacagagacagcgacagggacagagagacagagtcgAAGACAAAGTCAAAATCCCGATCCACGAATCGAGACGCAGACAAAGAATAACAAACCcgacaat